In Leuconostoc kimchii IMSNU 11154, one genomic interval encodes:
- a CDS encoding PBP1A family penicillin-binding protein, protein MRWLRNIIKNIQEKFRPFAKRWQFGRLLLVIFLAFFLTMSVYLVIVAKTAHVKNLQATLAQTATVYDDSGAAAGELYSQKGTYVKYNRISQNMRDAVISSEDRNFYHEYGFSVKGIVRAAALNVRNKLLGSSAIAGGGSTLTQQLVKNAYLTQEQTITRKAKEIFLSMQVEQDYTKNEILTMYLNNAWFGHGVWGVEDAAQKYFGVHASELTTSQAATLTAMLPSPTLYNPIDHPQTAINRRNVVLNSMVENKKLSQSQLQVAKATSITLNDTYDNSNKYKYPWYFDSVINEAIHTYGLTEADVMNRGYKIYTTLNQQDQTNLQNDFDNDAMFNYNTDAQAASIVLNAKTGGVRALVGGREATHTFRGFNYATQSKLSPGSAIKPIVVYAPALERGYSIDSSFPNMTRTFGTNGWSVHNAANVETGDVTMYEALEHSYNVPAVYLLNKIGVNAGYNSAKKFGLDLSDKDKNNLAIALGGLTVGVSPMQMAQAYTAFANDGVMSDSHFITKIVDATGKVIISKPKAKQKRVISSRVADNMTRMMLGTYTNGTGLGSAPVGYTIAGKTGTTENPANTENTNSSKDSWALAYTKDVVQATWMGLDSNSENNSLPLGLTATMGPLVKTSLEQVLPNTPGTNFTVTNPNSNRDDSDTNKGFDWSNIGSNISDGVDHAVAGANKVWHTVKGLFGGN, encoded by the coding sequence ATGAGATGGTTAAGAAATATCATTAAAAATATACAAGAAAAATTTCGACCTTTCGCCAAGCGATGGCAGTTTGGTAGACTGTTACTTGTTATTTTCTTGGCATTTTTTTTAACTATGAGTGTTTACTTGGTAATTGTTGCTAAAACAGCTCATGTCAAAAATTTACAAGCGACACTAGCCCAAACTGCGACAGTTTACGATGATTCTGGTGCTGCGGCTGGAGAATTATATTCTCAAAAAGGAACCTACGTTAAATATAATCGTATTTCTCAAAACATGCGCGACGCCGTTATTTCTAGTGAGGATCGTAATTTTTATCATGAATACGGTTTTTCGGTTAAAGGTATCGTTCGAGCGGCAGCGCTTAATGTACGTAATAAATTATTAGGGTCATCGGCGATTGCTGGTGGTGGATCAACTCTGACACAGCAGCTTGTCAAAAACGCTTATCTTACGCAAGAACAAACGATAACGCGTAAAGCCAAAGAAATTTTCTTGTCAATGCAAGTTGAGCAAGATTATACAAAAAATGAAATTCTAACGATGTATCTGAATAATGCATGGTTTGGTCATGGTGTTTGGGGCGTGGAAGATGCTGCACAAAAGTATTTTGGTGTGCATGCCAGTGAACTGACAACGTCACAAGCAGCAACATTAACTGCGATGCTACCGAGCCCTACGCTATATAATCCAATTGATCATCCACAAACAGCAATCAATCGACGTAATGTTGTGTTAAATTCGATGGTTGAAAACAAAAAATTATCTCAATCGCAGCTTCAAGTTGCAAAAGCGACATCAATAACTTTGAATGACACTTATGATAATAGCAATAAATATAAATATCCGTGGTATTTTGATTCAGTGATTAATGAGGCTATTCATACTTATGGTTTAACAGAAGCTGATGTTATGAACCGTGGATACAAAATATATACGACGTTAAATCAACAAGATCAAACGAATTTACAAAATGACTTTGATAATGATGCGATGTTTAATTACAACACCGATGCGCAAGCAGCAAGTATTGTTTTAAATGCCAAAACGGGTGGCGTTCGCGCTTTGGTAGGCGGACGCGAAGCAACACATACATTCCGTGGTTTCAATTATGCAACGCAGTCAAAGTTATCACCTGGATCAGCTATTAAGCCTATTGTTGTTTATGCACCCGCGTTAGAGCGAGGCTACAGCATTGATAGTTCTTTTCCAAATATGACACGTACATTTGGCACGAATGGTTGGTCTGTCCATAATGCAGCGAATGTGGAGACAGGCGATGTCACGATGTATGAGGCGCTAGAACATTCATACAATGTGCCTGCAGTTTATTTATTAAATAAAATTGGTGTTAATGCTGGGTATAATAGTGCAAAAAAATTTGGTCTAGACTTATCGGATAAGGATAAAAATAATCTTGCAATAGCATTAGGTGGTTTAACAGTTGGGGTCTCGCCAATGCAAATGGCACAGGCTTACACGGCCTTTGCTAATGATGGTGTGATGAGTGACTCGCACTTCATTACCAAAATTGTAGATGCGACTGGTAAAGTGATAATTAGCAAACCGAAAGCCAAACAAAAGCGAGTGATTAGTTCGCGCGTTGCTGATAATATGACGCGAATGATGCTTGGCACATATACAAATGGGACAGGATTAGGTTCTGCACCAGTCGGCTATACAATTGCAGGTAAAACAGGGACAACAGAAAACCCAGCAAACACTGAAAATACAAATTCATCAAAGGATTCTTGGGCACTTGCGTACACAAAGGATGTTGTTCAAGCGACATGGATGGGTCTGGATTCAAACAGTGAAAATAATAGCTTACCACTTGGGTTAACGGCAACGATGGGTCCACTCGTCAAAACATCATTAGAGCAGGTATTACCAAATACACCTGGTACGAATTTTACTGTGACTAATCCTAACAGTAATCGCGATGATTCAGATACAAATAAGGGCTTTGATTGGTCCAATATTGGATCAAATATTTCTGATGGTGTGGACCATGCAGTGGCAGGCGCTAATAAAGTATGGCATACTGTAAAGGGATTGTTTGGTGGCAATTAG
- a CDS encoding arginine repressor, whose amino-acid sequence MISKQQRQELILDIIQNKPILSQEELLVELLKKQVETTQTTVSRDIRSLGVVRIKDVNGDLRYQQLQDQGEVPEVVVTENAVDAAISEYAVFVRRVQFMTIIKTTDSSGNAVAGIIDDANLPEVIATLAGFDTIYVTSPDEASAEVLTARWSALIG is encoded by the coding sequence ATGATTTCAAAACAACAACGTCAAGAATTAATTCTTGACATTATTCAAAACAAACCAATTCTTAGCCAAGAAGAGTTACTGGTTGAGCTTTTAAAAAAGCAGGTTGAAACGACACAAACAACAGTTTCACGTGATATTCGTTCACTTGGTGTTGTGCGTATTAAAGATGTTAATGGTGATTTGCGTTACCAACAATTACAGGATCAGGGAGAAGTGCCTGAAGTTGTTGTGACTGAAAATGCTGTTGATGCAGCCATTTCGGAATATGCTGTCTTTGTACGTCGCGTACAATTTATGACAATTATTAAAACGACTGATTCAAGCGGTAATGCAGTTGCCGGCATTATTGATGATGCTAATTTACCGGAGGTCATCGCTACGTTAGCAGGATTTGATACAATTTATGTGACAAGTCCAGATGAAGCAAGTGCAGAAGTGCTAACCGCGCGTTGGTCTGCATTGATAGGTTAA